The following are from one region of the Capsicum annuum cultivar UCD-10X-F1 chromosome 1, UCD10Xv1.1, whole genome shotgun sequence genome:
- the LOC107852316 gene encoding uncharacterized protein LOC107852316 gives MTWMMVAQAQSTVNTINLDGSKLEKDVTKGTLICASTMNLSLLQQINCIFSQSIKDIISHCGLSRSVFKMTSSVKYIVQQYVAASGGQTALNSINSMYAVGQSQMPMSDIQQSGNQMNSKRTCEDGGFVLWQKNSDLWFLELVISDCNIDAGSYSSLESLFHQF, from the exons ATGACATGGATGATGGTAGCTCAAGCTCAATCAACTGTTAACACCATTAATTTGGATGGAAGCAAGCTTGAGAAAGATGTCACAAAAGGCACTTTAATTTGTGCAAGCACCATGAATCTATCATTGCTTCAACAAATCAATTGTATCTTCAGCCAAAG CATTAAGGATATCATCAGTCATTGTGGTCTTTCAAGGTCGGTGTTCAAG ATGACTTCTTCTGTAAAATACATAGTACAACAATATGTAGCAGCTAGCGGAGGGCAGACTGCATTAAATTCAATCAATAGCATGTACGCGGTAGGGCAATCACAGATGCCAATGTCAGACATTCAGCAAAGTGGtaaccaaatgaactccaaaaGGACATGTGAGGATGGAGGATTTGTTCTTTGGCAAAAGAACTCTGATCTGTGGTTCCTAGAATTGGTCATTTCCGATTGCAACATCGATGCTGGTAGTTACAGTAGCTTGGAGTCACTCTTCCACCAATTCTAA